The Naumannella cuiyingiana DNA window CCATCTGGCCCAGGACATACCGATACCGCTCCAGCAGCCGCGCCTCGTTGTTCTCGCCCTCGGCCGGATCGAAGCGACCGGGGCTGTTCAGCACCGCCGCCAGCACGGCGGACTGCTCGACGCTGAGATCCTTCGCGTCGACATCGAAGTACGCCTTCGCGGCTGCCTGGACGCCGTAGGCGCCCCGGCCGAAGTAGATGGTGTTCAGGTAGCTGCCGAGGATGACCTCCTTGGGCACCTCGCGGCCGATCTTGGCGGCCAGCAACAGCTCGGTGAACTTGCGTTCCAGGGTCCGCTCCGGGGAGAGGTAGAGGATCTTGATGTACTGCTGAGTGATCGTCGAGCCGCCCTGGATGTCGCCGCCGGTGGCGATCACGAAGGCCGAGCGGATCATGCCGGTGATCGAGATCCCCGGGTCGGTCCAGAACGTCGAGTTCTCCGCCGCGACCGCGGCGTCCTTCATCGACTGCGGGATCTCCTCGAACGGGATCGACTGCCGGTTCTGGACCTGGAAGTAGCCGAGCTCGCTCTTGCCGTCGGCGAAGTAGACATTGGAGTTGTTGGTCTGGAAGTCGGCATTCGGGTCGGGGATCTCGGTATTCAGGTACGCCGCCGCGATGCCGCCCATGCCGAGCAGCACCAGCGCCAGCCCGCCGATCGTCACGCCCGCCAGCACCCGGCGCAGCCGTCGGCCGCGGCTCGGCGTACCCTTCGGAGACTTCGCCGGGGTCCGCGAGCCGTTCGCACGGGGCGCGGGATTGGCGCGCTTGCCGGACTCAGCCATAGATGTCCTCAACTGTCGGTTGTCGTCGTGGCGGGCGGCGTTTCACGCCGTCGCCCATCAGCCACGAACTCGTCATGAAGTTCCACCCGCAGTCCGTGCAGACCTCCACCGCGCACACCTTGAACTCGCCGAACTCGTGAGCCATCGGCTCCAGCTCGGCGCGTGCCTTGATGCGGCCGGAGTACTGCCCGAGCTGCGACCCGAACACGTAGTGCAGCACCGCCATGGTGCCAGCCGCGCACACGGGGCAGGCCTGCCCGGCCGGCTCGCCGTGGTGCAGCGCAGCCCGGATCAGCATGGGGTCGGCATCGCAGGCCTCCGCCCGGCTGTGCGTACCCCGGGACTGC harbors:
- a CDS encoding DUF5318 family protein — encoded protein: MWSQREVLDFSLQRRRILAALRQSRGTHSRAEACDADPMLIRAALHHGEPAGQACPVCAAGTMAVLHYVFGSQLGQYSGRIKARAELEPMAHEFGEFKVCAVEVCTDCGWNFMTSSWLMGDGVKRRPPRRQPTVEDIYG